Proteins from a single region of Carassius carassius chromosome 25, fCarCar2.1, whole genome shotgun sequence:
- the LOC132104332 gene encoding retinitis pigmentosa 9 protein homolog: MSDRKRSRKHHEDRHEKKKHKESKQDDEGKYQHQTRKLIQEVQKLKHVETFYENPPPGYIKEEDDRPEDCIPDDPGNEDARSFLAHAPTKGLWMPLGKEVKVMQCWRCKRYGHRTGDRECPFFIKGNQKLEQFRVAHEDPMYDIIRENKRNEKETRIQQLKQMLEDTTSDSDSTSSSSASSNHTRKKKKKKKEKRKKEKKKHVKKKKKHKVKASNDSDSD, from the exons ATGTCAGATCGCAAACGAAGCCGAAAGCACCACGAGGACAgacatgaaaaaaagaaacacaaggaGTCAAAACAAGATGATGAAGGCAAATACCAACACCAAACCAGAAAACTGATTCAAGAGGTGCAGAAACTCAAGCACGTGGAGACTTT CTATGAAAATCCACCGCCTGGGTATATTAAG GAAGAGGATGACAGACCAGAGGACTGTATCCCTGATGACCCCGGTAATGAGGACGCTAGGAGCTTTTTGGCTCACGCTCC cactaaAGGACTGTGGATGCCTCTGGGGAAAGAGGTGAAGGTCATGCAGT gctggAGATGTAAGAGATACGGCCACAGAACGGGAGACAGAGAATGTCCTTTCTTTATCAAAGGCAACCAGAAACTGGAGCAGTTCAGAGTG GCGCATGAGGATCCGATGTACGATATCATCCGTGAAAACAAACGCAATGAAAAAGAGACTAG GATCCAGCAGTTGAAACAGATGCTTGAAGACACCACCTCTGACTCTGACTCCACCTCGTCTTCCTCTGCCTCCTCCAATCACACccggaagaagaagaaaaagaaaaaagagaagaggaagaaagaaaagaagaaacacgtgaagaaaaagaagaagcacAAGGTTAAGGCTAGCAATGACTCAGACTCTGATTGA